In Magnetococcales bacterium, a single genomic region encodes these proteins:
- a CDS encoding aminoacyl-tRNA hydrolase, which yields MNLLVGLGNPGERYRGTRHNLGWDVLQEVTRAYGLSAGSNRFQGLFGSGRVGDHRVYWLFPETYMNLAGQAVGEAARYFKIEPDQVVVFHDDLDLACGVVRMKVGGGNGGHNGLKSIQQHLGTPAFVRIRLGIGRPPPVMDPAQFVLSHWTQEEQTLLTPPLTDLPKAMPHVLAGNLPGAMNQLYNPPTGKKTPKAPKQKRDRVKPPKAENQIEMAFKKSQAEKSANENKQAQERDPTQPSGVGGVVGAGEVQSNAGDETVK from the coding sequence ATGAATCTGCTGGTGGGATTGGGAAACCCCGGTGAACGCTACCGGGGGACCCGTCACAACCTGGGTTGGGATGTGCTCCAGGAGGTGACCCGTGCCTATGGTCTCTCTGCGGGAAGCAACCGCTTTCAGGGGCTTTTCGGTAGCGGACGCGTGGGCGATCATCGGGTCTATTGGCTCTTTCCCGAAACCTACATGAACCTCGCTGGCCAAGCGGTGGGTGAGGCTGCGCGCTATTTTAAGATCGAGCCTGACCAGGTCGTCGTGTTTCACGATGACCTGGATCTGGCTTGCGGCGTGGTGCGTATGAAAGTAGGCGGGGGCAATGGCGGCCACAACGGTCTCAAGTCCATCCAGCAGCATCTGGGTACCCCGGCTTTTGTGCGTATACGCTTAGGCATTGGCCGCCCGCCACCGGTCATGGATCCTGCTCAATTTGTGCTCTCCCACTGGACCCAGGAAGAGCAGACGCTTTTGACCCCCCCTCTGACCGACCTCCCCAAGGCCATGCCCCACGTTTTGGCTGGCAACCTGCCGGGAGCGATGAACCAGCTCTACAACCCTCCAACCGGCAAAAAAACACCCAAGGCCCCTAAACAAAAAAGAGATCGGGTGAAACCTCCCAAGGCCGAAAATCAGATCGAAATGGCTTTTAAAAAGAGCCAGGCTGAAAAATCCGCCAACGAGAATAAACAGGCCCAGGAGAGGGACCCAACCCAACCATCCGGGGTGGGGGGCGTGGTCGGAGCCGGAGAGGTTCAGTCCAACGCCGGGGATGAAACAGTGAAATAG
- a CDS encoding 50S ribosomal protein L25/general stress protein Ctc, whose amino-acid sequence MALIQALSREGLGKEKARHLRKEGRLPAVLYGGDRDNRNLSLELKEWRSVLISEGTNLRTQRQNLVIDGKGRAAVLLRDMQVHPLTGNPIHVDFLRFDPNMQIEVNVPVILEGEEECPGVKIGGMVQQVRRELEVSCRAGDIPDEIRLSLVGMEIGDSIHIEDVELPKGVEVHTDVNFTIVAVVGVKAEEVEETEEEEVLEGAEPAAEEGGEA is encoded by the coding sequence ATGGCACTCATTCAAGCCCTATCACGTGAAGGGCTCGGTAAGGAAAAAGCCCGCCATTTGCGCAAGGAAGGTCGTCTGCCAGCCGTGTTGTATGGTGGTGATCGGGACAATCGCAACCTCTCCCTGGAGCTTAAGGAGTGGAGGAGCGTTTTGATTTCCGAAGGGACCAACCTGCGTACCCAGCGTCAAAACCTGGTGATCGATGGTAAGGGACGGGCTGCGGTTTTGCTTAGAGACATGCAGGTCCACCCCCTCACCGGTAATCCGATCCATGTGGACTTTCTCCGCTTCGATCCCAACATGCAGATCGAGGTGAACGTTCCAGTGATCCTGGAAGGGGAAGAGGAGTGTCCCGGGGTCAAAATCGGTGGCATGGTCCAGCAGGTTCGGCGTGAGCTGGAAGTCAGCTGCCGGGCGGGTGACATTCCCGACGAAATCAGACTCTCCCTGGTTGGCATGGAGATCGGTGATTCCATCCATATCGAGGATGTCGAGTTGCCCAAGGGGGTCGAGGTCCACACCGATGTCAACTTCACCATCGTCGCCGTGGTTGGCGTCAAGGCTGAAGAAGTCGAAGAGACCGAAGAGGAAGAGGTGCTTGAGGGTGCTGAACCTGCTGCCGAAGAGGGTGGCGAGGCCTGA
- a CDS encoding ribose-phosphate pyrophosphokinase: MQTIKIFSGSANPDLTSRIADHLFASVGSATIKHFSDGEIFVQINENVRGRDVFVIQPTSTPANDHLMELLIMVDALRRASAGRITAVIPYYGYSRQDRKEAGRTPITAKLVADLLDAAGVQRVLTMDLHAGQIQGFFNMPVDNIYGTPVLLNAVRSMGLGPSVVVSPDVGGVVRARSYAKRLDMDLAIIDKRRPSANVSEVLHIIGEVDGKECIIVDDMVDTAGTMTKAADALMERGAKSVRAVCSHGVLSGPAVDRIEASALKELIVTDTIRLSDRAAACDKIQVQTVSHLLGEAIRRISDEESVSSLFV, from the coding sequence ATCCAGACGATCAAGATTTTTTCCGGATCGGCCAACCCCGATCTGACCTCCCGAATCGCCGACCACCTGTTTGCTTCCGTGGGGAGTGCGACCATCAAACACTTTTCCGATGGCGAAATCTTCGTGCAGATTAACGAAAATGTGCGAGGGCGGGATGTTTTTGTCATCCAACCCACCTCCACTCCGGCCAACGACCACCTGATGGAACTGCTGATCATGGTGGATGCCTTGAGGCGCGCCTCGGCGGGCCGGATTACGGCGGTGATTCCCTATTATGGTTACTCCCGGCAAGATCGCAAAGAAGCAGGCCGCACCCCCATCACCGCCAAGCTGGTAGCGGATCTGCTGGATGCTGCCGGGGTGCAGAGGGTGCTCACCATGGATCTGCATGCAGGCCAGATTCAGGGATTTTTCAACATGCCGGTGGATAACATCTACGGCACACCCGTCCTCTTGAACGCCGTTCGTTCCATGGGGTTGGGGCCGTCTGTTGTGGTCTCCCCGGATGTGGGCGGTGTGGTACGGGCGCGTTCCTACGCCAAGCGGCTGGATATGGATCTGGCCATCATCGATAAACGCCGCCCCTCCGCCAACGTCTCCGAAGTGTTGCATATCATCGGTGAGGTGGACGGCAAGGAGTGCATTATTGTCGATGACATGGTAGATACGGCGGGCACCATGACCAAAGCCGCCGATGCTCTGATGGAACGGGGAGCAAAATCAGTCCGGGCGGTCTGCTCCCACGGCGTGCTCTCAGGGCCGGCCGTGGACCGCATTGAGGCTTCCGCCTTGAAGGAACTGATTGTCACCGATACCATTCGCCTGTCGGATCGTGCGGCAGCATGCGATAAAATTCAGGTTCAGACCGTTTCCCATCTCCTCGGAGAAGCCATCCGGCGGATTTCCGACGAGGAATCGGTCAGTTCTCTGTTTGTCTAG
- a CDS encoding TatD family hydrolase: MPFITDTHAHLCDPVFDPDREAVLKRGREAGVERIIVVGETLADGRRNLELAAHHPTLRPAAGLYPTHLDSAEMAEMVRFIREHHASLIAIGEVGLDYWVIKEEGERALQRQHFQAFIALSKELNLPLNVHSRSAGHHAIALMLQEGAQKVQLHAFDGKASRALPGVEAGWFFSIPPSIRHSQQKRKLVARLPLSHLLIETDSPVLGPVQGERNEPMHVRVVIEEIAAIKEISPEAVKEATWENAARLYGEKLA; this comes from the coding sequence ATGCCCTTCATCACCGATACCCACGCCCACTTGTGTGACCCGGTATTCGACCCGGATCGGGAGGCTGTGCTCAAACGAGGCCGGGAAGCGGGGGTGGAGCGGATTATTGTCGTAGGGGAAACCTTGGCGGATGGTAGACGTAATCTGGAACTGGCCGCTCATCATCCGACGTTGCGCCCTGCCGCTGGGCTCTACCCCACCCATCTGGATTCGGCTGAGATGGCCGAAATGGTTCGATTCATCCGGGAGCACCACGCCTCTCTCATCGCTATCGGCGAGGTGGGACTGGATTATTGGGTGATCAAGGAAGAAGGCGAGCGGGCGTTGCAGCGGCAACATTTCCAAGCATTTATCGCCCTATCCAAAGAGTTGAACCTCCCCCTGAACGTCCACAGCCGCTCGGCAGGTCACCACGCCATCGCTTTGATGTTGCAGGAAGGGGCCCAAAAGGTGCAGCTCCACGCCTTCGACGGCAAAGCCTCCAGAGCGCTGCCCGGGGTGGAGGCAGGATGGTTTTTTTCGATTCCCCCATCGATTCGTCACTCCCAGCAAAAACGCAAGCTGGTGGCTCGTCTGCCCCTCTCTCATCTGTTGATTGAGACCGACAGTCCCGTGTTGGGCCCCGTGCAGGGAGAGCGCAACGAGCCGATGCATGTGCGGGTGGTGATTGAGGAGATCGCCGCCATCAAGGAGATTTCTCCAGAAGCGGTTAAGGAGGCCACTTGGGAAAATGCTGCGAGGCTCTATGGTGAAAAGCTGGCTTGA